In the genome of Labrus mixtus chromosome 21, fLabMix1.1, whole genome shotgun sequence, one region contains:
- the fam53b gene encoding protein FAM53B, translating into MWVEMVIIFKKTLEKKGVDDVTSKNTDLDQFQFQAQTMTQGTALFSCGLMETSRWHEVGHSCSIQQRPVGTSLESLWDVLPEVHKTSTHWDWDVGSTSSTITSLLQDLNLTEAASSHSTAPPSKRQCRSLSCSDELGGCRSTWRPQGSRVWTTVEKRRCHSGGSVQRGGVTNSTLGFPAMQRSSSFSLPTRSNTHELPCFAQRPPCSSAFSSLTPLSSETPEQPLYLSHEQICLPEPRGPSPNSSPDSTPELERRGGQGGLARSRSQPCVLNDKKIGVKRRRPADTQRPSLDLAKMTQKLQNFHSLSCPGITGEDVCESSRTLSTLRSLTQCDTDYSNELDVQTQTKEGQITRNATTDRTIEEAGWTSTDYGDLTPGTTNGKDSESLWAGLCSMRKDVYQLGGELDIEQIERN; encoded by the exons ATGTGGGTTGAAATGGTGATCATATTCAAGAAAACACTGGAAAAGAAGGGTGTCGACGATGTAACCtcaaaaaatacagatttggATCAg TTCCAGTTCCAGGCACAGACCATGACCCAGGGGACTGCACTTTTCTCTTGTGGACTCATGG AGACGAGCCGCTGGCACGAGGTGGGTCACAGCTGCTCCATACAGCAGAGGCCAGTTGGGACCAGCCTGGAGAGCCTGTGGGATGTCCTGCCGGAGGTGCACAAGACATCTACCCACTGGGATTGGGATGTGGGCTCCACCTCGAGCACAATCACCAGCTTGTTGCAGGATCTAAACCTGACCGAGGCGGCCTCCTCGCACTCTACCGCCCCCCCTAGCAAGCGGCAGTGCAGGTCCCTGTCTTGCTCGGACGAGCTGGGTGGCTGCCGCTCCACCTGGCGGCCTCAAGGCTCTCGTGTGTGGACGACGGTGGAAAAGAGGAGGTGCCACAGTGGAGGCAGCGTCCAGCGTGGCGGTGTCACCAACTCTACCCTCGGCTTCCCGGCTATGCAGCGCAGCTCCAGCTTCAGCCTCCCCACCCGCTCTAACACCCATGAGCTGCCCTGCTTTGCACAGCGTCCCCCCTGCTCCTCCGCCTTCTCTAGCCTGACGCCCCTCTCCTCGGAGACCCCAGAGCAGCCCCTCTACCTCTCTCACGAACAGATCTGCCTCCCTGAGCCTCGTGGACCCTCGCCAAACAGCTCCCCTGACTCCACTCCAGAGCTGGAGCGCCGCGGCGGACAGGGGGGGCTAGCCAGGAGTCGCTCGCAGCCTTGTGTCCTAAACGACAAGAAGATCGGCGTGAAGCGCAGAAGacctgctgacacacagaggCCTTCTTTGGACCTGGCCAAGATGACACAG AAACTTCAGAATTTCCACAGTCTCAGCTGCCCTGGAATCACAGGAGAGGACGTCTGCGAGTCCAGCCGGACCCTCTCGACTCTCAGGAGCCTCACTCAGTGCGACACCGACTACTCAAATGAATTGGATGTTCAAACTCAGACCAAAGAGGGCCAGATCACCAGAAACGCGACGACAGACCGCACCATTGAGGAGGCGGGCTGGACCTCCACAGACTACGGCGACCTCACGCCCGGGACGACCAATGGGAAGGATAGTGAGTCTCTGTGGGCGGGGCTTTGTAGCATGAGGAAGGATGTGTATCAGCTGGGAGGCGAGCTGGACATTGAGCAAATTGAGAGGAACTGA